The proteins below are encoded in one region of Flavobacterium nackdongense:
- a CDS encoding sulfatase family protein, with the protein MKKLIVALVLVNVFGLMAQNSKKPNVIIIYNDDLGYQDLGCYGSPNIKTPRIDQMAKEGVRFTDCYSASPVCSASRAALLTGCYPQRVGVPGVISAGANQGLSPKNTTLAEILKSVGYATAAVGKWHLGDQPQHLPTNQGFDSFFGIPYSNDMYPSKNIPYAANCQFNEGYDLNKINEAFANMKPGDKQPESAKHKVPLMRNLETIEFPVDQTTITKRYADEGISFIKQSVKDKKPFFLYLANSMPHIPLYVSPQFKGKSKRGLYGDVVEEIDYNTGRILDVLKELKIDKNTIVIFSSDNGPWLAKGADGGSALPLFEGKFTSFEGGLRVPFIIKWPNEIKADGVCKKLISTIDILPTLASITGAKLPEMEIDGTSVLDLWKGDPSAKNPHEFYFMIYTGQSVRSGDWKYHKKQIFSVNKDTQTDKSPALYNLKDDIGETKNLLNEYPEIAQKLAKALDEHLSRINVKK; encoded by the coding sequence ATGAAAAAACTAATTGTAGCCCTTGTGCTAGTTAATGTTTTTGGCCTTATGGCACAAAACTCCAAAAAACCGAATGTCATTATCATTTACAATGACGATTTAGGCTATCAAGATTTAGGGTGTTACGGTTCGCCAAACATCAAAACACCCCGTATTGACCAGATGGCGAAAGAAGGCGTTCGATTTACAGACTGTTATTCGGCTTCGCCTGTTTGTTCCGCTTCGAGAGCGGCTTTGCTAACAGGTTGCTATCCGCAACGAGTTGGGGTACCAGGTGTCATTTCAGCAGGTGCCAATCAAGGATTGAGTCCAAAAAACACAACCCTAGCGGAAATTTTAAAAAGTGTGGGTTATGCGACAGCCGCTGTTGGCAAATGGCATTTAGGCGATCAGCCGCAACATTTGCCCACTAATCAGGGCTTTGATTCCTTTTTTGGGATTCCGTATAGCAACGATATGTATCCTTCAAAAAATATTCCTTACGCAGCTAATTGTCAGTTCAACGAAGGCTATGATTTAAATAAAATCAATGAGGCATTTGCCAATATGAAACCGGGTGACAAACAACCCGAGTCTGCCAAACACAAAGTGCCGTTGATGCGCAATTTAGAAACTATCGAATTTCCAGTAGATCAAACTACCATAACCAAACGATATGCGGATGAAGGCATTTCCTTCATTAAACAAAGTGTCAAAGACAAAAAACCTTTTTTCCTTTACTTAGCGAATTCGATGCCTCATATTCCGCTTTATGTTTCGCCTCAATTTAAGGGAAAAAGTAAGCGCGGACTTTATGGCGATGTAGTCGAAGAAATAGACTATAACACCGGAAGAATTCTCGATGTATTGAAAGAATTAAAAATCGATAAAAACACCATCGTTATTTTTTCATCCGACAATGGACCTTGGTTGGCAAAAGGAGCTGATGGAGGTTCAGCACTCCCGCTGTTCGAAGGTAAATTCACCAGTTTTGAAGGAGGATTGCGAGTGCCTTTTATTATAAAATGGCCTAATGAAATTAAAGCGGATGGAGTTTGTAAAAAATTAATTTCTACAATTGATATACTTCCAACATTAGCGAGTATTACGGGTGCAAAACTGCCTGAAATGGAAATAGATGGAACATCGGTTTTGGATTTATGGAAAGGTGATCCAAGTGCAAAAAACCCACACGAGTTCTACTTTATGATTTACACGGGGCAATCGGTTCGCTCTGGCGATTGGAAATACCATAAAAAACAAATATTTTCAGTAAACAAAGATACACAAACAGACAAATCTCCCGCTTTATACAACCTAAAAGACGATATTGGTGAAACAAAAAATTTATTAAATGAATATCCCGAAATAGCTCAAAAATTAGCCAAAGCACTTGACGAGCATTTAAGCAGGATTAATGTTAAAAAATAA
- a CDS encoding Ig-like domain-containing protein: MKKNTFLALVLLSLCFSVTSWSQNIVYPWRATTAILKGGESFEVWFNAANGQTVNSVELKAAFQNVSTSISSVNGNWVYDPMSGNTYNMKITVSVPANAVADRYDLVLNTSSGPITSYGGVKIVKEYKPEYYVMHMSDGHLYQAGYDTDVILQRKSAMVDIANIMDVQVLIETGDNMYNVRNHPEREEYYFIGSPSINTKGMSKCTAATFITPGDHEGFTANDFAQGTPQQNADFVNDYWGLQNHSFKYGNGRFMNLNNAWSVSETNPGQHQYQIDDAISWLHNAGSGGNFFLTAGHCYNKMHSFIDTDTKLSLVLAGDKHHIYTSNPYSFTPGSPAVAYIAASGINHFAFNLFKVNNATGSYSAPTGVNGFADVLFSGDQDLPATWVSNLTLAYSAANDGSTTINTATIDNKFNFPLTAAKVRFVVPKGFNYNVTNGIVEQEYDGTQFHIVDVLTDVNAASKKEIYITSGSPIDLCPDDPNKTAPGNCGCGVPEGTCTVAVTGLTVNPTTAKLHLNVIKQIVATITPANATNKQITWSSSDPAVATVSPAGLVTAISGGTAIITATAQDGNITATTSITVIPNNTLYQAEDAELNGALIVTSQPDYHGTGFVDYTNPSNDYIKWSVYVPTDGNYNLNFRYALASGSRPLNLNVNGVNKNSLTFPVTGSFAVWGNYISSQALKAGTNTITLTAIGSSGGNFDELTISNTLGINDLPQGNENKTVKVFPNPLTQSSLYVSTDGFDNDTNVRITITNTNGQKIYEKKLHDPCQTEINLAEKLPNALYFVTVQSDQTKIVKKLIVK; this comes from the coding sequence ATGAAAAAAAATACATTTCTTGCCCTTGTACTCCTATCACTTTGTTTTTCGGTGACAAGTTGGAGTCAAAATATTGTTTATCCTTGGCGTGCCACGACTGCAATACTCAAAGGAGGCGAAAGCTTTGAAGTTTGGTTTAATGCTGCCAATGGGCAAACCGTAAACTCCGTTGAACTCAAAGCAGCGTTTCAAAATGTAAGTACTTCGATTAGCAGTGTCAATGGCAATTGGGTATACGACCCGATGTCTGGCAACACCTACAATATGAAAATTACGGTTAGCGTGCCTGCCAACGCAGTTGCCGATCGATATGACCTTGTTCTGAACACCTCATCTGGACCTATTACGTCCTATGGTGGTGTCAAAATTGTAAAAGAATACAAACCCGAGTATTACGTGATGCATATGTCGGATGGCCATTTATATCAGGCTGGTTATGATACCGATGTTATTTTGCAAAGAAAATCGGCTATGGTAGACATCGCCAATATTATGGATGTTCAAGTGCTTATCGAAACGGGGGACAATATGTATAACGTACGAAATCATCCCGAAAGAGAAGAGTATTATTTTATTGGCAGTCCTTCCATCAATACCAAAGGAATGTCGAAATGTACAGCAGCCACATTTATAACACCCGGTGATCACGAAGGATTTACTGCCAATGATTTTGCCCAAGGAACACCACAACAAAATGCTGACTTCGTCAATGATTATTGGGGGTTACAGAATCACAGTTTCAAATATGGAAATGGACGATTTATGAATCTTAACAATGCTTGGTCGGTATCGGAAACCAATCCGGGGCAACATCAATATCAAATAGATGATGCCATTTCTTGGTTGCACAATGCGGGTTCGGGCGGGAATTTCTTTCTGACAGCAGGACATTGTTACAACAAAATGCACAGTTTTATCGACACCGATACAAAGCTCAGCCTAGTTCTAGCGGGGGATAAACATCATATCTATACGTCCAATCCGTATTCCTTTACTCCCGGAAGTCCTGCTGTTGCCTATATCGCTGCATCGGGAATCAACCATTTTGCGTTCAACCTTTTTAAAGTTAATAACGCAACCGGAAGTTACTCAGCCCCAACGGGTGTCAATGGATTTGCAGATGTCTTGTTTAGCGGTGACCAAGACCTACCTGCTACTTGGGTATCGAATCTGACACTTGCTTATTCCGCGGCCAATGATGGAAGCACAACTATTAACACTGCTACAATTGACAATAAATTTAACTTCCCGCTAACGGCAGCCAAAGTGCGTTTTGTTGTTCCCAAAGGTTTTAATTATAATGTAACCAATGGTATTGTGGAACAGGAATATGACGGAACGCAATTTCATATTGTCGATGTCTTGACCGATGTAAATGCTGCTAGCAAAAAAGAAATCTATATTACTTCGGGCAGTCCCATCGACTTATGTCCCGATGATCCAAACAAAACGGCTCCCGGCAATTGTGGCTGCGGAGTACCAGAGGGCACTTGCACCGTTGCTGTAACCGGTCTAACGGTAAATCCAACCACCGCAAAATTGCACTTGAATGTTATCAAACAAATTGTCGCTACCATCACTCCTGCCAATGCAACAAACAAACAGATTACTTGGAGCAGCAGTGACCCAGCTGTAGCGACTGTTAGTCCTGCAGGCTTAGTTACCGCAATAAGCGGAGGAACTGCAATTATTACGGCAACCGCCCAAGATGGAAATATCACAGCAACAACAAGCATCACGGTAATTCCAAATAATACCCTGTACCAAGCCGAAGATGCCGAACTTAATGGTGCTCTAATTGTGACATCGCAGCCGGACTACCACGGCACCGGATTTGTAGATTACACCAATCCATCAAACGATTATATCAAATGGTCGGTCTATGTGCCTACCGATGGCAATTACAATCTGAACTTCCGATATGCTTTGGCCTCTGGCAGCAGACCATTAAACTTAAACGTTAATGGTGTTAACAAAAACTCTTTGACTTTTCCTGTAACCGGTAGTTTTGCCGTTTGGGGCAATTACATCAGTAGTCAAGCCTTAAAAGCAGGTACCAATACCATTACACTGACAGCAATCGGTTCGAGTGGAGGTAATTTTGATGAGCTTACCATTTCGAATACTCTTGGCATCAACGATTTACCCCAAGGAAATGAAAATAAAACAGTCAAAGTTTTTCCCAATCCACTAACACAATCAAGTCTTTATGTCTCTACCGATGGATTTGATAATGACACCAACGTTCGTATTACGATTACCAACACCAACGGTCAAAAAATATACGAGAAAAAACTCCATGATCCTTGTCAGACCGAGATAAATCTAGCCGAGAAATTACCGAATGCGCTCTATTTTGTTACTGTGCAATCCGATCAAACCAAAATTGTAAAAAAATTAATTGTAAAATAG
- a CDS encoding Ig-like domain-containing protein encodes MKKILPIIIFLLTFLLSTVSWSQKIIYPWRSTTAIVKAGETFEVWFNADAGQTLNEVSLRGPFNNTDVTITDTKTDTWVYDQWSGNTCNRKYTISVPANTPADRYDLILKTSTGDEISLAAVKVIKEYKSNYYILHFSDVHRWQGTYDTPNIILREVSTIVDIANIIDPAMIIETGDNHYQNTTNEASSLARIEQYMNGYTGTSGWVNGMNNFFAPVFTVPGNHDTPNKNFELEPGYPNPGYEKNAAITQNKFYGLQAFNFSYGSTRFMGVNNSWTPDTGGGAAGYVANYQWQLDAANAWLNSAGSGKFRIGFFHVPQESIPPVYNAFKNAGNPLGLMLAGHVHSITNSPFTYDSRLCYTTLSCRDGSKSAPFNLYKVDDVAGTYETVGNAQSAHQGLETAKNYNTPKLKLTYANANDGTSETNVATIVNKFTFPIAGARVRFVVPKGGPYYVTNATIKQEFDGTNFHIIDATYNLAATSTTVVNLFKGIQVDQCPNDPDKMEPGICGCGIPEGTCPIPVTGVLISPSNVKMNTNTDRQLFATVQPSNATNKSINWTSNDTGIATVDTNGLVTANATGTATITATTVDGTKIANSNITVLTNNNNYQAEDAEFVGPVIATNQLGYNGTGFLDYTNATNDFIKWNVYVPTTGNYTLNFRYAASANRPLKLTINGVDVSASFAFPSTGSFAIWGNISTSQLLTAGNNTITLTAIGSSGGNFDELTIASTLGVNDKTFENETKTVRVYPNPVANGIFTVATDGLDDDTNVRIIVTNSIGQKIHEKKINDPCHTDINLDGKLSESIYFVTVQSDQTKIVKKLIVK; translated from the coding sequence ATGAAAAAAATACTACCAATAATCATTTTCCTTTTGACCTTCTTGTTGTCAACTGTGAGCTGGTCTCAAAAAATTATTTACCCTTGGCGTTCAACCACCGCCATTGTCAAAGCAGGCGAAACTTTCGAAGTTTGGTTCAATGCCGATGCCGGTCAAACGCTAAATGAAGTCTCTCTACGAGGACCTTTCAACAATACCGATGTCACGATTACCGATACTAAAACAGATACTTGGGTCTATGATCAATGGTCAGGAAATACCTGTAATCGCAAATACACCATTAGCGTTCCAGCCAATACTCCAGCGGATCGCTACGATTTAATTTTAAAAACATCGACAGGCGACGAAATATCACTGGCAGCGGTTAAAGTCATTAAAGAATACAAAAGCAATTATTATATTTTGCATTTCTCCGATGTACATCGTTGGCAAGGTACTTATGACACGCCAAATATCATACTACGCGAAGTTTCGACTATTGTGGATATTGCCAATATCATCGACCCTGCAATGATCATCGAAACGGGGGACAATCATTATCAAAACACCACAAATGAAGCGAGTTCACTTGCTCGAATCGAACAATACATGAACGGATATACAGGAACATCAGGCTGGGTAAATGGGATGAATAATTTCTTCGCACCCGTTTTTACGGTACCCGGAAACCACGATACTCCTAATAAAAATTTCGAATTAGAACCGGGTTATCCAAACCCGGGTTATGAAAAAAATGCTGCCATAACCCAAAATAAATTTTATGGACTTCAAGCTTTTAATTTCTCTTACGGGAGTACTCGATTTATGGGTGTAAACAACTCTTGGACGCCTGATACTGGTGGCGGTGCAGCTGGATATGTGGCCAACTACCAATGGCAATTAGATGCGGCTAATGCGTGGTTAAATAGTGCCGGTAGTGGCAAATTTAGAATTGGTTTTTTTCACGTACCACAAGAAAGTATTCCACCGGTTTATAACGCCTTTAAAAACGCAGGAAATCCGCTAGGTTTGATGTTAGCTGGACATGTTCACAGCATTACAAATAGTCCATTTACCTATGACAGCCGTTTGTGCTACACCACTTTATCCTGTAGAGACGGAAGTAAAAGTGCTCCTTTCAACTTATACAAAGTAGACGATGTAGCGGGTACTTATGAAACAGTGGGTAATGCACAGTCTGCTCATCAAGGATTGGAAACTGCAAAAAACTACAACACACCTAAATTGAAATTGACTTATGCCAATGCCAATGACGGTACTAGTGAAACCAATGTTGCAACGATAGTCAATAAATTTACTTTTCCAATTGCAGGAGCAAGAGTACGTTTTGTCGTGCCAAAAGGGGGACCGTATTATGTAACAAACGCAACTATCAAACAAGAATTTGACGGAACCAATTTTCACATCATTGATGCTACCTATAATTTGGCTGCAACTAGTACAACTGTTGTGAACTTGTTCAAAGGAATTCAGGTTGACCAATGCCCCAATGACCCTGACAAAATGGAACCTGGCATCTGCGGTTGTGGGATTCCAGAGGGCACTTGTCCAATTCCAGTTACAGGTGTCTTAATTTCTCCATCGAATGTAAAAATGAATACGAATACTGATAGACAATTATTCGCCACAGTCCAACCTTCCAATGCAACCAATAAATCGATAAATTGGACTAGTAATGATACCGGAATCGCCACAGTTGATACTAATGGTTTAGTTACAGCTAATGCAACAGGTACTGCCACCATTACGGCAACAACAGTTGATGGTACTAAAATAGCTAATAGCAACATTACAGTACTTACCAATAATAATAATTATCAAGCAGAAGATGCCGAATTTGTTGGTCCCGTGATCGCTACTAACCAACTCGGATACAACGGCACTGGCTTCTTGGACTATACTAACGCCACAAACGATTTTATCAAATGGAACGTTTATGTACCAACCACGGGCAATTATACTTTAAATTTCCGTTATGCGGCCTCCGCAAATAGACCCTTAAAACTAACCATCAACGGAGTTGACGTCAGTGCCTCTTTTGCGTTTCCATCAACAGGTAGTTTTGCCATTTGGGGAAATATTTCCACTAGTCAATTATTAACTGCAGGAAACAACACCATAACCTTGACTGCCATTGGTTCTAGTGGAGGGAATTTTGATGAACTTACTATCGCTAGTACCCTCGGTGTAAATGATAAAACATTCGAGAATGAGACCAAAACCGTTAGGGTATATCCCAACCCGGTAGCCAATGGAATTTTTACTGTTGCAACAGACGGACTCGACGATGACACTAACGTTCGTATTATTGTAACCAATAGTATCGGTCAGAAAATTCATGAAAAAAAAATAAACGATCCGTGCCATACCGATATCAATCTCGATGGCAAACTAAGCGAATCCATCTATTTTGTTACTGTGCAATCCGATCAAACCAAAATTGTAAAAAAATTAATTGTAAAATAA